A stretch of Saccharothrix texasensis DNA encodes these proteins:
- a CDS encoding choice-of-anchor P family protein yields MRVPLTRQASAAGLVAVAALVLGAAPASAAPGDASAHGARLDLALSGRGAVSAGPFAAATADGPTSTTSASVDVPGVLKTGAVDASASRDDKTGAVGSRASTADVRLDLLSTVVGGLSADLVEAECAATQKGLTGRAGFVGLDLERLGEAGVGVGVDPAPNTALDVDLRGVDVARVVVNEQLRNADGSLTVNAVHVTLLGDAPGSVGAGDLVLSSATCGPAGLPIPMASGAGRWLGLGLLALFGVPVGASALRRRHDLAAG; encoded by the coding sequence ATGCGTGTGCCACTGACGCGTCAGGCCTCGGCGGCCGGACTGGTCGCCGTCGCGGCGCTGGTCCTCGGAGCCGCACCGGCCTCGGCGGCTCCGGGGGACGCCTCGGCCCACGGCGCGCGGCTCGACCTGGCGCTGTCGGGCCGCGGCGCGGTGTCGGCCGGCCCGTTCGCCGCCGCCACCGCGGACGGCCCCACCTCCACCACGTCGGCGAGCGTGGACGTGCCGGGCGTCCTGAAGACCGGCGCGGTCGACGCGTCCGCGTCGCGCGACGACAAGACGGGCGCCGTCGGCTCCCGGGCGAGCACCGCCGACGTCCGGCTCGACCTGCTCTCGACCGTGGTCGGCGGCCTGTCCGCCGACCTGGTCGAAGCCGAGTGCGCGGCCACCCAGAAGGGCCTGACGGGCCGGGCCGGGTTCGTCGGGCTCGACCTCGAACGGCTCGGCGAAGCCGGGGTCGGCGTCGGCGTCGACCCCGCGCCGAACACCGCCCTCGACGTCGACCTCCGCGGCGTGGACGTCGCCCGGGTCGTGGTCAACGAGCAGCTCCGCAACGCCGACGGCAGCCTCACCGTCAACGCCGTGCACGTGACCCTGCTCGGCGACGCGCCCGGCTCGGTCGGCGCCGGTGACCTGGTGCTGTCCTCGGCCACCTGCGGTCCGGCCGGTCTGCCGATCCCGATGGCGTCCGGCGCCGGCCGGTGGCTCGGGCTCGGCCTGCTGGCCCTGTTCGGCGTGCCCGTCGGCGCTTCGGCGCTGCGCCGCCGGCACGACCTCGCGGCGGGCTGA
- the clpS gene encoding ATP-dependent Clp protease adapter ClpS, producing MTTPVEHERTQVDPAGEEVRSEDRPWQTLVWNDPVNLMSYVTYVFQKLFGYSRDHATKLMLDVHHKGRAIVSSGTKDKVEADVAKLHAAGLWATMQRSS from the coding sequence ATGACCACGCCCGTCGAGCATGAGCGGACGCAGGTTGACCCGGCCGGCGAGGAGGTCCGCAGCGAGGACCGCCCTTGGCAGACCCTGGTCTGGAACGACCCGGTGAACCTGATGTCCTACGTGACGTACGTGTTCCAGAAGCTGTTCGGCTACAGCCGTGACCACGCGACCAAGCTGATGCTGGACGTGCACCACAAGGGCAGGGCGATCGTGTCGTCGGGGACCAAGGACAAGGTGGAGGCCGACGTGGCCAAGCTGCACGCGGCCGGGCTCTGGGCGACCATGCAGCGTTCGTCGTGA
- a CDS encoding isochorismatase family protein: MSKALIVVDVQIDFCEGGSLAVPGGAAVAAAVSAHVASSSYDHVVATRDYHVDPGAHFSETPDFVDSWPVHCVAGTAGAAFHPELDVTAVEEVFSKGAYAAAYSGFEGESRTGERLVDWLRARGVEQVDVVGVATDHCVRATAMDAADAGFAVTVLLDLTAGVSQATVDSALTRLGESGVTLTGTPRVG; the protein is encoded by the coding sequence ATGAGCAAGGCGCTGATCGTGGTCGACGTGCAGATCGACTTCTGCGAGGGCGGCTCCCTGGCCGTGCCCGGTGGGGCGGCCGTGGCGGCGGCGGTCTCGGCGCACGTCGCCTCCTCGTCCTACGACCACGTGGTGGCGACGCGCGACTACCACGTCGATCCCGGCGCGCACTTCAGCGAGACGCCGGACTTCGTGGACTCGTGGCCGGTGCACTGCGTGGCGGGGACGGCCGGCGCGGCGTTCCACCCGGAGCTGGACGTGACGGCCGTGGAGGAGGTGTTCTCGAAGGGCGCGTACGCGGCGGCGTACTCGGGGTTCGAGGGCGAGTCCCGCACGGGTGAGCGGCTGGTGGACTGGCTGCGGGCGCGCGGCGTCGAGCAGGTGGACGTGGTCGGGGTCGCCACCGACCACTGCGTGCGCGCGACGGCGATGGACGCGGCGGACGCCGGGTTCGCGGTCACCGTGCTGCTGGACCTCACGGCGGGCGTGTCGCAGGCGACGGTGGACAGCGCGTTGACCCGGCTGGGCGAGTCCGGCGTGACGCTGACGGGCACGCCGCGCGTGGGGTGA
- a CDS encoding extracellular catalytic domain type 1 short-chain-length polyhydroxyalkanoate depolymerase, giving the protein MKVLGAIVTSLAAAAAFVLALVAAPQASAATLTEVTGFGVNPSNLRMHLYVPDRTQARPGVLLAVHYCTGTGPAFYSGTDFARLADQYGFIVIYPSATRSGQCFDVSSAQALRRDGGSDPVGLMSMVRYVLQRYNGDTSRVFVTGVSSGAMTTNVMLADYPDVFAAGAAFAGVPAGCFATTDGSGWNSACANGQVLRTPQEWGNLARGMHPGYSGARPRVQIWHGTADDTLRYPNFGETIDQWTNVHGLSTTPTSSDSPQSGWTRTRYGDKVEAISMQGTGHNLMGAGMALRAIQFFGLDKPGDTTTSTSTTTSTSTTTSTTTTTSTTTTTTTSNPPTGGCRVTYTVNSWNTGLTASITIANTSTSAINGWQLAFTLPGGQTISSGWNATYSPTSGAVTARNASYNAALTPSASVGIGFQATHSGNTDKPTSFTLNGVACTIG; this is encoded by the coding sequence GTGAAGGTCCTCGGCGCGATCGTGACGTCCCTGGCCGCCGCCGCGGCCTTCGTGCTGGCCCTCGTCGCCGCGCCGCAGGCGTCGGCCGCCACGCTCACCGAGGTCACCGGCTTCGGCGTCAACCCCAGCAACCTGCGCATGCACCTGTACGTGCCGGACCGCACCCAGGCCAGGCCGGGCGTGCTGCTGGCCGTGCACTACTGCACGGGCACCGGCCCGGCGTTCTACTCGGGCACGGACTTCGCCCGGCTGGCCGACCAGTACGGCTTCATCGTGATCTACCCGTCGGCGACCCGGAGCGGGCAGTGCTTCGACGTGTCGAGCGCGCAGGCGCTGCGGCGTGACGGCGGCAGCGACCCGGTCGGCCTGATGTCGATGGTCCGGTACGTGCTCCAGCGCTACAACGGCGACACGAGCCGCGTGTTCGTCACCGGTGTCTCGTCCGGCGCGATGACCACGAACGTCATGCTGGCCGACTACCCGGACGTGTTCGCCGCCGGCGCGGCGTTCGCGGGCGTGCCGGCGGGCTGCTTCGCCACCACCGACGGCTCCGGCTGGAACAGCGCCTGCGCCAACGGCCAGGTGCTGCGCACGCCGCAGGAGTGGGGCAACCTCGCCCGCGGCATGCACCCCGGCTACAGCGGCGCCCGGCCGCGCGTGCAGATCTGGCACGGCACCGCGGACGACACGCTGCGGTACCCGAACTTCGGCGAGACGATCGACCAGTGGACCAACGTGCACGGCCTGTCCACCACGCCGACGTCCAGCGACAGCCCGCAGTCCGGGTGGACGCGCACCCGCTACGGCGACAAGGTCGAGGCGATCTCCATGCAGGGCACCGGCCACAACCTGATGGGCGCGGGCATGGCGTTGCGCGCCATCCAGTTCTTCGGGTTGGACAAGCCCGGCGACACCACCACGTCCACGTCCACCACCACGTCGACGAGCACGACCACCAGCACCACGACCACGACCAGCACCACCACCACGACGACCACGAGCAACCCGCCGACCGGCGGCTGCCGGGTCACCTACACCGTCAACAGCTGGAACACCGGCTTGACCGCGAGCATCACCATCGCCAACACGTCCACCAGCGCCATCAACGGCTGGCAGCTCGCGTTCACCCTGCCCGGCGGGCAGACCATCAGCAGCGGGTGGAACGCCACCTACTCGCCCACCAGCGGCGCGGTCACGGCGCGCAACGCGTCCTACAACGCCGCGCTCACCCCGTCCGCGTCGGTCGGCATCGGGTTCCAGGCCACCCACAGCGGCAACACGGACAAGCCGACCTCGTTCACGCTCAACGGCGTCGCGTGCACGATCGGCTGA
- a CDS encoding DUF2231 domain-containing protein, giving the protein MAAVQRALKWVRTSPAVGKAAGALAEAVPATLRRREVTGVLRARAMGRPVHPAVVALPIGLYAASAALDLMPGASKAARAFIGAGLAVAPAALATELTEYGTLPDNQRRAAFVQLTANAAATVCYLTSFRLRGHGFGLLARGASALGLAALGAGGLLGVHPTDPKVQRAVFESTREPA; this is encoded by the coding sequence ATGGCGGCTGTGCAGAGGGCGTTGAAGTGGGTGCGGACCAGTCCGGCGGTGGGCAAGGCGGCCGGGGCGTTGGCGGAGGCGGTGCCCGCCACGCTGCGCCGGCGCGAGGTGACCGGGGTGCTGCGCGCGCGAGCGATGGGCCGGCCGGTGCACCCGGCGGTCGTGGCGCTGCCCATCGGGCTGTACGCGGCGTCGGCGGCGCTCGACCTGATGCCCGGCGCGAGCAAGGCGGCCCGGGCGTTCATCGGGGCCGGGCTGGCGGTCGCGCCCGCCGCGCTGGCCACGGAGCTGACCGAGTACGGCACGCTGCCCGACAACCAGCGGCGTGCGGCGTTCGTGCAGCTCACGGCCAACGCGGCCGCGACCGTGTGCTACCTCACGTCCTTCCGGCTCCGCGGTCACGGGTTCGGCCTGCTGGCCAGGGGCGCCTCGGCGCTGGGGCTGGCGGCGCTGGGCGCGGGCGGCCTGCTGGGCGTGCACCCGACCGACCCGAAGGTCCAGCGAGCGGTCTTCGAGAGCACCCGCGAACCGGCGTAG
- a CDS encoding MBL fold metallo-hydrolase, with amino-acid sequence MQLTVLGCSGSAPGPDLPTSGYLVEAGGVRIVMELGSGVFAPLTRLCDPFDLDAVLLSHLHLDHCADFGSLTVYRRDHPAPPYDVRERRLPVFAPSHAPSRLANAHAADRAALATTDLTDTFDFVPLAPGRYAVGPVEVEVAAMRHICEAYGFRISYGGVSLVFSGDTVPCPELVRLATGADLLLADSAWREQAGRANYLHMSGQEAGEVAKAAGVGRLVLTHVLPWSDRDGVLDDAADAFPGPVSLATPGATYTL; translated from the coding sequence ATGCAATTGACGGTGCTCGGGTGTTCGGGCAGTGCGCCGGGGCCCGATCTGCCGACCTCCGGGTACCTGGTGGAGGCGGGCGGCGTGCGGATCGTGATGGAGCTGGGCAGCGGGGTGTTCGCCCCGCTCACCCGGCTCTGCGACCCGTTCGACCTCGACGCCGTGCTGCTGTCGCACCTGCACCTCGACCACTGCGCCGACTTCGGCTCGCTCACCGTCTACCGGCGCGACCACCCGGCGCCGCCCTACGACGTCCGCGAACGCCGGTTGCCGGTGTTCGCCCCCTCGCACGCGCCGTCCCGCCTGGCCAACGCGCACGCCGCCGACCGGGCCGCGCTGGCGACCACGGACCTGACCGACACGTTCGACTTCGTCCCGCTCGCGCCCGGCCGGTACGCGGTCGGACCCGTGGAGGTCGAAGTGGCCGCCATGCGGCACATCTGCGAGGCCTACGGGTTCCGCATCTCCTACGGCGGCGTGTCGCTGGTGTTCTCCGGCGACACCGTGCCGTGCCCGGAGCTGGTGCGGCTGGCCACCGGCGCCGACCTGCTGCTGGCCGACTCGGCGTGGCGCGAGCAGGCGGGCCGCGCGAACTACCTGCACATGAGCGGGCAGGAGGCGGGCGAGGTCGCCAAGGCCGCCGGCGTCGGCCGCCTGGTGCTGACCCACGTCCTGCCGTGGTCGGACCGCGACGGCGTCCTGGACGACGCCGCCGACGCCTTCCCCGGCCCGGTCTCGCTCGCCACCCCCGGCGCCACCTACACGCTCTAG
- a CDS encoding PLP-dependent cysteine synthase family protein, whose product MARYESLLDAVGGTPLVGLPRLSPSNDVRLWAKLEDRNPTGSIKDRPVLMMIEEAERSGVLTPGCTILEPTSGNTGIALAMAAKLKGYGLVCVMPENTSTERKQLLQAYGARIVFSPAAGGSNQAVATAKELARQNPEWVMLYQYGNPANPGAHYHGTGPEILKDLPTITHFVAGLGTTGTLVGVGRYLREHKPDVQVIAAEPRYGELVYGLRNLDEGFVPELYDAEVLTGRYSVGSYDALRRTRQLLEVEGIFAGISTGAILHAALAAAEKAAARGESADVAFVVADAGWKYLSTGAYAGTLDEAAERLDGHLWA is encoded by the coding sequence GTGGCCCGGTACGAGTCACTGCTCGACGCGGTCGGCGGCACGCCCCTGGTGGGCCTGCCCCGGCTGTCGCCGTCGAACGACGTGCGGCTGTGGGCGAAGCTGGAGGACCGCAACCCGACCGGCTCGATCAAGGACCGGCCGGTCCTGATGATGATCGAGGAGGCCGAGCGGTCCGGGGTGCTCACGCCGGGCTGCACGATCCTCGAACCGACGTCGGGCAACACCGGCATCGCCCTCGCCATGGCCGCCAAGCTCAAGGGCTACGGCCTGGTGTGCGTGATGCCGGAGAACACCTCCACCGAGCGCAAGCAGCTGCTCCAGGCCTACGGTGCGCGGATCGTGTTCTCGCCGGCGGCGGGCGGCTCGAACCAGGCCGTGGCGACGGCCAAAGAACTGGCGCGGCAGAACCCCGAGTGGGTGATGCTCTACCAGTACGGCAACCCGGCGAACCCCGGCGCGCACTACCACGGCACCGGGCCGGAGATCCTCAAGGACCTGCCGACGATCACGCACTTCGTCGCGGGCCTGGGCACCACGGGCACGCTGGTCGGCGTCGGCCGGTACCTGCGCGAGCACAAGCCGGACGTGCAGGTCATCGCCGCCGAGCCGCGCTACGGCGAGCTGGTGTACGGCCTGCGCAACCTCGACGAGGGCTTCGTGCCCGAGCTGTACGACGCCGAGGTGCTGACCGGCCGCTACTCGGTCGGCTCGTACGACGCGCTGCGCCGCACCCGGCAGCTGCTCGAGGTGGAGGGCATCTTCGCGGGCATCTCGACCGGCGCGATCCTGCACGCGGCGCTGGCCGCGGCGGAGAAGGCGGCGGCGCGCGGCGAGTCGGCGGACGTGGCGTTCGTGGTCGCGGACGCGGGGTGGAAGTATCTGTCCACCGGCGCGTACGCGGGCACGTTGGACGAGGCCGCGGAACGGCTGGACGGCCACCTCTGGGCCTGA
- a CDS encoding DUF2017 domain-containing protein, with protein sequence MKKWTRTGDEVLGRFDRQEAAVVRGLVSQIQDMLMARAEEAPQDELAELTGIRTGPSTPPDDPILGRLLPDFHRLDPDAPDPAEVDSANALRSLHEPELLDLKTGVAAVVLRTCPPDGGEVRLALDQAEAWLSALNDVRLALGTALDVQEDMPDELPPDDPRSPHLGVYHWLTWVQETLIEAVMA encoded by the coding sequence GTGAAGAAGTGGACACGCACCGGCGACGAGGTGCTCGGCCGGTTCGACCGGCAGGAAGCCGCCGTGGTGCGCGGCCTGGTGAGCCAGATCCAGGACATGCTGATGGCACGCGCCGAAGAGGCGCCGCAGGACGAGCTGGCGGAGCTGACCGGCATCCGCACCGGCCCGTCCACGCCGCCGGACGACCCGATCCTGGGGCGGCTGCTGCCCGACTTCCACCGGCTCGACCCCGACGCGCCCGATCCGGCCGAGGTCGACTCGGCCAACGCGCTGCGGTCGCTGCACGAGCCCGAGCTGCTGGACCTGAAGACCGGCGTGGCGGCGGTGGTGCTGCGGACGTGCCCGCCCGACGGCGGTGAGGTGCGGCTGGCGCTGGACCAGGCCGAGGCGTGGCTGTCGGCGTTGAACGACGTGCGGCTGGCGCTGGGCACGGCGCTGGACGTGCAGGAGGACATGCCGGACGAGCTGCCGCCGGACGACCCGCGGTCGCCGCACCTGGGCGTGTACCACTGGCTGACGTGGGTGCAGGAGACGCTGATCGAAGCGGTCATGGCCTGA
- a CDS encoding P1 family peptidase: MLVGRAPGVAVLLAPAGAVAGVDVRGAPVGTRELDLLDPSTLVRRVHAVVLGGPAAVDGVVRWLAGRGHGFPVGPRPFEVVPIVPAAEALGLPAADGHAVCESAVPLDVPALALVGGTAVGLVVVDADLEPAECRRVAMTAHDAFARAGVTVPATVFAVATGAPTGAPLNDLCTAATTALERAVATS, encoded by the coding sequence ATGCTGGTCGGGCGCGCGCCGGGGGTGGCGGTGCTGCTGGCGCCCGCCGGCGCGGTGGCCGGGGTCGACGTCCGGGGCGCGCCGGTCGGCACGCGCGAGCTGGACCTGCTCGACCCGTCGACGTTGGTGCGGCGGGTGCACGCCGTGGTGCTGGGCGGGCCCGCGGCGGTCGACGGGGTGGTGCGGTGGCTGGCCGGGCGCGGCCACGGCTTCCCTGTCGGGCCGCGGCCGTTCGAGGTGGTCCCGATCGTGCCCGCCGCCGAGGCCTTGGGCCTGCCCGCGGCCGACGGTCACGCGGTCTGCGAGTCGGCCGTGCCCCTGGACGTGCCCGCGCTGGCCCTCGTCGGCGGCACGGCGGTCGGCCTCGTGGTGGTGGACGCCGACCTGGAGCCGGCGGAATGCCGAAGGGTCGCGATGACCGCGCACGACGCCTTCGCCCGCGCCGGCGTGACCGTGCCCGCCACCGTCTTCGCGGTCGCCACCGGTGCCCCGACCGGCGCCCCGCTCAACGACCTCTGCACCGCCGCCACCACCGCCCTCGAACGCGCCGTCGCCACGTCCTGA
- a CDS encoding polysaccharide deacetylase family protein: MRTLLAVVLLLAAPLLSATTAGAAPARETGPVALACNGYVALTYDDGPNAQFTRPLVSALRSAGARATFFDLGSRVQQQPQLTREVVQAGMWVGNHSWSHPYLTNLSAAAVAKELGDTQNAIRNATGQAPTLFRPPYGATNATVQTEARKLGLTQVIWSVDSQDWNGASTDAIVRAATGANAGGIVLMHASYQNTVNAVPRIVQGLAAKNLCPGRIDNTGRVVAP, encoded by the coding sequence ATGAGGACCCTTCTGGCCGTGGTGCTGCTGCTGGCCGCGCCACTGCTGTCCGCGACCACCGCCGGCGCCGCGCCCGCCCGGGAAACCGGACCGGTGGCGCTCGCCTGCAACGGGTACGTCGCGCTGACCTACGACGACGGGCCGAACGCCCAGTTCACCCGCCCGCTGGTGAGCGCGCTGCGCTCGGCGGGCGCCCGCGCCACGTTCTTCGACCTCGGTTCACGCGTGCAGCAGCAGCCGCAGCTGACCCGCGAGGTCGTGCAGGCCGGCATGTGGGTCGGCAACCACTCGTGGTCGCACCCGTACCTGACGAACCTGAGCGCCGCCGCCGTGGCCAAGGAGCTCGGCGACACCCAGAACGCGATCCGCAACGCCACCGGCCAGGCGCCGACGCTGTTCCGCCCGCCCTACGGCGCGACGAACGCGACCGTGCAGACCGAGGCGCGCAAGCTCGGCCTGACCCAGGTGATCTGGTCGGTCGACTCGCAGGACTGGAACGGCGCGTCCACCGACGCCATCGTGCGCGCGGCGACCGGCGCGAACGCCGGCGGCATCGTGCTCATGCACGCGAGCTACCAGAACACGGTCAACGCCGTGCCGCGCATCGTGCAGGGCCTGGCGGCCAAGAACCTCTGCCCCGGCCGCATCGACAACACCGGACGGGTGGTGGCCCCGTGA
- a CDS encoding MoaD/ThiS family protein, translated as MAVTVSIPTILRTHTGGQKSVEAAGATLAEVIDDLETNHGGLKQRLVKEGALHRFVNVYVNDEDVRFAGGLGAEVKDGDTVTILPAVAGG; from the coding sequence ATGGCCGTCACCGTCTCCATCCCCACGATCCTGCGCACCCACACCGGTGGGCAGAAGTCCGTCGAGGCCGCGGGCGCGACGCTCGCGGAGGTCATCGACGACCTGGAGACCAACCACGGTGGCCTGAAGCAGCGCCTGGTCAAGGAAGGCGCGCTCCACCGGTTCGTCAACGTCTACGTCAACGACGAGGACGTGCGGTTCGCGGGCGGCCTCGGCGCCGAGGTCAAGGACGGCGACACCGTGACGATCCTCCCGGCCGTCGCGGGCGGCTGA
- a CDS encoding nicotinate phosphoribosyltransferase, with translation MSTSLFTDHYELTMLAAALRDGTADRPCVFEVFARRLPEGRRYGVVAGTGRLLDAITEFTFTDRDLELLERTDVVDAATLSWLADYSFTGDVDGYPEGELYFPGSPILSVRAPFGVGVVLETLALSILNHDSAIASAAARMVGAANGRRMIEMGSRRTHEEAAVAAARAAYLAGFTATSNLEAARRHGIPTAGTCAHAFTLLHDSEEEAFRAQVEALGVDTTLLVDTYDITNGIKTAVEVAGPELGAVRIDSGDLGVLARQARDQLDSLGARNTRIVVSGDLDEYAIAMLRAEPVDAYGVGTSLVTGSGAPTAGMVYKLVEVAGRPVAKRSSHKESRGGRKSALRRHKKTGTALEEVVFPHDAEPAAEAHDRLLAVPLVRGGRRVDGLDTLAESRERLRAALVTVPWEGLKLSRGEPAIPTTFL, from the coding sequence ATGTCGACGTCGCTGTTCACCGACCACTACGAGTTGACGATGCTCGCCGCGGCGCTGCGCGACGGCACCGCCGACCGACCGTGCGTCTTCGAGGTCTTCGCCCGGCGGCTGCCGGAGGGCAGGCGGTACGGGGTGGTCGCGGGCACCGGGAGGCTGCTGGACGCGATCACCGAGTTCACGTTCACCGATCGTGACCTCGAGCTGCTGGAACGCACGGACGTGGTCGACGCGGCCACCCTGTCGTGGCTGGCGGACTACTCGTTCACCGGGGACGTGGACGGCTACCCGGAGGGCGAGCTGTACTTCCCGGGCTCGCCGATCCTGTCCGTGCGGGCGCCGTTCGGCGTCGGCGTGGTGCTGGAGACCCTGGCGCTGTCGATCCTCAACCACGACAGCGCCATCGCCTCGGCGGCGGCGCGGATGGTGGGCGCGGCCAACGGCCGGCGGATGATCGAGATGGGGTCGCGCCGCACGCACGAGGAGGCGGCCGTGGCGGCGGCCCGCGCCGCGTACCTGGCCGGGTTCACCGCGACGTCGAACCTGGAGGCGGCCCGCCGGCACGGCATCCCGACCGCCGGCACGTGCGCGCACGCGTTCACCCTGCTGCACGACAGCGAGGAGGAGGCGTTCCGGGCGCAGGTCGAGGCGTTGGGCGTGGACACGACGCTCCTGGTGGACACCTACGACATCACCAACGGCATCAAGACCGCCGTCGAGGTGGCGGGGCCGGAGCTGGGCGCGGTGCGGATCGACTCGGGCGACCTGGGCGTGCTGGCGCGGCAGGCGCGTGACCAGCTGGACTCCCTGGGCGCGCGCAACACCCGCATCGTGGTGTCGGGCGACCTGGACGAGTACGCCATCGCGATGCTGCGCGCGGAGCCGGTGGACGCCTACGGCGTGGGCACGTCCCTGGTCACGGGGTCCGGCGCGCCGACCGCGGGCATGGTCTACAAGCTGGTCGAGGTGGCCGGGCGGCCGGTGGCCAAGCGCAGCTCGCACAAGGAGTCGCGCGGCGGGCGCAAGAGCGCGCTGCGGCGGCACAAGAAGACCGGGACGGCGCTGGAGGAGGTCGTGTTCCCGCACGACGCCGAGCCGGCCGCGGAAGCGCACGACCGGCTGCTCGCCGTGCCGCTGGTCCGCGGCGGTCGCCGGGTGGACGGCCTGGACACGTTGGCGGAGAGCCGGGAACGGCTGCGCGCTGCCCTCGTGACCGTGCCGTGGGAAGGTCTGAAGCTGTCCCGCGGCGAGCCCGCGATCCCGACGACGTTCCTGTAG
- a CDS encoding Mov34/MPN/PAD-1 family protein yields MLVIRRDLVDAMVAHARRDHPDEACGIIAGPEGSDRPERFVAMDNAERSPTFYRFDSMEQLRVHREMSANDEETIVVYHSHTATEAYPSRTDVSYASEPQAHYVLISTRDPEQHELRSYRILDGVVTEEPVEVVESYMFAHTGADDTPDCP; encoded by the coding sequence GTGCTGGTGATTCGCCGTGACCTCGTGGACGCGATGGTGGCGCATGCCCGTCGCGACCACCCGGACGAGGCATGCGGGATCATCGCGGGCCCGGAGGGCTCCGACCGCCCGGAGCGGTTCGTCGCGATGGACAACGCCGAGCGCTCGCCGACGTTCTACCGCTTCGACTCGATGGAGCAGCTGCGCGTCCACCGCGAGATGAGCGCCAACGACGAGGAGACCATCGTCGTCTACCACTCGCACACCGCGACGGAGGCGTACCCGTCCCGCACGGACGTCTCCTACGCGAGCGAGCCCCAGGCGCACTACGTGCTCATCTCCACCCGTGACCCGGAGCAGCACGAGCTGCGCTCCTACCGGATCTTGGACGGCGTGGTGACCGAAGAGCCGGTCGAGGTCGTGGAGTCGTACATGTTCGCCCACACCGGCGCCGACGACACGCCCGACTGTCCCTGA
- the wecB gene encoding non-hydrolyzing UDP-N-acetylglucosamine 2-epimerase — protein sequence MKEVVLLAGTRPEAVKIAPVALALGDHPVLRPVIVHSGPHIGLVEQALSAFGLHVDVRLDVPRTTGYRTGPRARLVAGFDRLLSGRDPAVVLVPGGTGTALAGALAAFWRGIPVAHLDAGPRGGDLVGPSPGEGAWQLIARIAALHLAPTDEDAAALVREGLADRRIVVTGSTGVDAVQRMAAADLPARDPDLAALERVLDERAERLVLVTVHRRESWGRPLTRVLHAVRAVADRHPDVRVLLPAHPDPRVRAAARAVLGGHERIVVTGPLDYADLVRALRRSALVLTDSGGIQEEAPTFGVPVLVLRDTTERVSAVEAGGAWLVGTDPIRILAEAGWVLGARLRLPRGRNPFGDGRAAFRVLDALERLVGLPGDFSNAPLPVRIPC from the coding sequence GTGAAGGAAGTCGTGCTGCTCGCGGGCACCCGACCCGAGGCGGTGAAGATCGCGCCGGTGGCGCTGGCGCTCGGCGACCACCCGGTGCTCCGGCCCGTCATCGTCCACAGCGGACCGCACATCGGCCTGGTCGAGCAGGCGCTGAGCGCGTTCGGCCTGCACGTGGACGTCAGGCTGGACGTGCCGCGGACCACCGGGTACCGGACCGGGCCGCGGGCCCGCCTGGTCGCGGGGTTCGACCGGCTGCTGAGCGGGCGCGACCCGGCCGTCGTCCTCGTGCCGGGCGGCACGGGGACCGCGCTGGCCGGCGCGCTCGCCGCGTTCTGGCGCGGCATCCCGGTCGCCCACCTCGACGCCGGCCCGCGCGGTGGCGACCTCGTGGGGCCGTCCCCCGGAGAGGGCGCTTGGCAGCTGATCGCCCGGATCGCCGCCCTGCACCTCGCGCCGACCGACGAGGACGCCGCCGCGCTCGTCCGCGAGGGCCTGGCCGACCGCCGGATCGTGGTCACCGGCAGCACCGGGGTCGACGCCGTGCAGCGGATGGCCGCCGCCGACCTGCCCGCCCGCGACCCCGACCTCGCGGCGCTGGAACGCGTGCTCGACGAGCGCGCCGAACGCCTGGTGCTGGTCACCGTGCACCGGCGCGAGTCGTGGGGCCGGCCGTTGACGCGCGTGCTGCACGCCGTGCGGGCCGTCGCCGACCGGCACCCCGATGTGCGCGTGCTGCTGCCCGCCCACCCGGACCCGCGGGTGCGCGCGGCGGCACGGGCCGTGCTCGGCGGGCACGAGCGGATCGTGGTGACCGGGCCGCTGGACTACGCGGACCTGGTGCGCGCGTTGCGCCGGTCCGCGCTGGTGCTCACCGACTCCGGCGGCATCCAGGAGGAGGCGCCCACGTTCGGCGTGCCGGTGCTGGTGCTGCGCGACACGACCGAGCGGGTGTCCGCGGTGGAGGCCGGCGGCGCGTGGCTGGTCGGCACCGACCCGATCCGGATCCTGGCCGAGGCGGGCTGGGTGCTCGGCGCGCGGCTGCGGCTGCCGCGCGGGCGCAACCCGTTCGGCGACGGCCGCGCGGCGTTCCGGGTGCTTGATGCGTTGGAGCGACTCGTGGGCCTGCCGGGTGATTTCTCCAACGCGCCGCTGCCGGTGCGCATCCCGTGCTGA